A region of the Anolis sagrei isolate rAnoSag1 chromosome 4, rAnoSag1.mat, whole genome shotgun sequence genome:
catgtgactagcatgactgcatggaacactgttaccactgttaccttcctgcagaagtggtacctattgatctactcacgtttgcatgtttttgaagctgggcctaacagcgggagctcaccgtgatcccggatttgaactgccaacattttggtcagcaagttcagcagctcagtggtttaacctgctgcaccaccagggggcacagtgggttaattatattataaatataataattctaaatataacaaaatatgaaaatacATGAAATGATAAATGTATAGtcatgataaatataataatatatttagtaTTATATTTCTGATTCCATGTAAGATCATGCTTAAATGGGTGTGCAGATGGTGCTGACCTCCTCATGGCAGCCACGGAACTGACGGCATTGTGGATCCGGGTCATGGTCAACATGGCAGCGATGGAGGGGATGCCGCGACCTTCAGGGGAGATCTAAGAACCAGAACATATTGGAGATGCatcttatttactattattattattattattattattattattattattattattattattaaatataataataaatatatgataaacaataaatataataatgataaatattataacaaaaataacattcatattaatgttattattagcCCCGAGCCACTCACCCGCAAGGCCTTAGCACCATCCAATATTATTTCAGCCGTCGGCAACTGCCTTGTCCCAAGTTTATCCTTCAATCTTCGGATCTCAAACCCATTCCACCTCCCTTCGCCATTCAGTAATTGGAGATAGAACAAGGAAAGGCCCTAAGAAAGGAGGACatcattcttctccttcttcttcttatacTAATAGGATTATTATATCTTTAGTATACGTATATTATATCataattactgcatttatgatATGTCAATCAATATTATATTTGTAAtattaaatctttatttattatatttatattattatatttatgttaatGATATTTATATCATTATTCTATCATCAATATtatatttctatgattctatcatttgtATTACTTATCTTTTCTGTTATATATTATCatttttgtatatattatatttataccataattactacatttatattattaataatatttatttgtaatcATAATACTGATAATAAGATCCTCTGACCTCTTTAATATCTCCATCTGGATTCATGACCCTGGCCAGGGTCAAGGCCATGTCTGAATCGGGGGCCGAAGTGAACCATTTGAAGCCATGAAGACTATAAGTCCCatcagactgctctctggcaatGGTTTCCGTGCCCCCGGCtgcaaaaaggaaagagagaaagaatagaGAGATATGAATGAAGGACAGATAGGAAGAATCAGCTAAAAGATATAAATATATGGATGCAATGCTTGGATATGGCCAAAAGGGAGAAGCACAGAGATAGGAAGGATGAGCTAATAGATGAATGGATGCCATGCTCAGATGTGGACAAAAGGAGGAAGTATATAGAAAGGATCggctaatatatatacatacatatatatagatgcAGTGCTCAGATATGGTCACAAAAATGGAGACATAGAAATAGAAAGGATGAGATaatcattaatatatatattcttacCCACATCGGAGCCCCCTTTTCTCTCAGTCATCCATTGTCCAGAGGTCCAGAACATTCTAGGATCACGAGAGGTCAAGCGGCAGAAGGCATCCTCCAAGGGCTGGGGTATACCTAAggactagattttttaaaaatgaattatatATAATTCATTGAGGGAAATATTTCCCAAAAtttaatgtattatataataataataataataataataataataatagatgaataaataatattaatcctCTGACCTCGATGACCTTGGCGGCCCCGTCAGTCATGGCCAAAGGACAGCTGAAGAGGCCCGAAGACGCCGCAAACAGGAAGAGCTTGGCCATTTGGGCAAGGCGGCTGCCAGAAAGAATTAATGAAAAATGATGTGAAatttaaaatcttaaaaatataaaatattaagaaTTTAAAATTTTGGCAAAAACCTgaaatttcaaatatttgaaatagaattttttaaaaaaatatttgaaatgtaatgttttaaatctttgaaatttgaaatgtttgaagatgattttaaaaaatatttgaaatttagaatttatttaaaacatttgaaatTTAAACTATATGGCATTCAAAATATTTAGAATTTAAAATTTTGggaaaatttgaaatatttgaaatttaAAGTAGttgacatttaaaacatttagaattttaaaagttggaaaaattaacatttaaaatatttgaaatttcaaattttggaattaaaatatttgaaatttttattattatattatattatattaataatattggaaTGGATATGGATTCCCCCACCTCCACTGGGCATATCTCCTCTCATAGGCCTCGGCAACCAGGCCTTCCTCGGCCGCCACTTCCTTCATCCGCTTCCAGGCTGTGCAGGTCAGGAGGTGGTCCTTCCTCTGACCCCAAGGGTCATAGTGAAGAAGCCTGGGAGGCTGTAATTCGCACTCTCGGCCCAGGAAGTCAATCTCCTTCGTGATCCGAGCCCCAAACCGATCAAGGTCCAGGCTAACCTCCCCAAAGACCTGCCAGGAAGGGAACAAGATGGATTATTAGTGTTATATAattgtactatattatattctattacaatgtattgttgttataatattatattatatataattacattatacaatatattttaattatataatgCAAATAATATGCTATATACATACTACATACATACTATATGATAAATTATACAATTATAGAATAtctattttaattatataatgCAAATAATATGCTATATATATGCCCATGCATACTATGTATACACACACTATactatatactagcttgggtacccgatgttgctcaggttatttgaaaaagtgtgtgggttaaagctgtttgagGAGGTGGGAGGttttctgtgtaagtggacatctcCATTTTCACTCTTGTTATGTGTTtagattactatattatataatatattatacaattattgaATAGCTATTATTTAtctaatatattatactattacattacattatatattataacattgaatcacaatattatattatacaattacataatatttattacttatttcatatttgttataatttattatataatatttattacaaTTCTGTAATGCATACATTACACTGTATATGCACAtgcatattatacacacacacacacacacacacatttaacaataatattacTATGACATGTTTTGCCCTTTTTCACAAAAAGAATACCTTTATATATAAtatgcatgaaataaaataaaaatacaaaataagaaTACAATCTGGGCAAGTGTGTGGGAGTCCAGGTAACTATCAAGCAAtcttaatattactactactcataataatatatgaaaaccataataataataatatagaataacaataaaacaataaaacccacTGGGCAGGTATTTCAGATTTCATATAACTCTGGATAAAGCATAATATGTAATAATCATATATATAAAACCACCATAAATCTTTCAAAGTCCCACCTGGGCAGGTAAGTGGGATCCCAGGTAGCTCTTGAGGAGAGGGTCTTCCCGAAAAGGGTTGCTAATGTGGGGCTGCTCCATAGCTGCTGCTCCAAAAGAATCCAAGCCTCTTTGCAGAGAAAACGGGACCTTTTTGAAGCTGAAAAGCCCCATTTCCCCTTTTCTGGCTTTCCATCGGAGAAAAGAAGGGCCTCTTCGCAGCAGCATTTAGTCGAAAGACAGCTAATAATATTCAAAAATGCAGCTGGACTTTGTCCCTCCTTATATAGAGGAAAGGTGAGGGAAGGAGGACTCTCAAAAGACTGGAAAAATAATCTAGATTTAAAGAGATTTGTTGATTATTTCAAGGCTTCACTCACGATTCGGAGCCCTCAAGGATAAAGATAAGCCTCCATGAGACTAAGAACAAATaagaataaatatattaaaataataatatataataacaatatacctTTAAAGGGCCCACCTAGGCAAGTAAGTTTGATTTCAggtggtaataataatgataataatagaatatataatataaaataataataaaaggtaaaggttttccttgacattaagtctagtatccgactctggggagtggcgctcatctcccatttctaaactgaagagccagtgttgtccatagacgcttccaagttcacgtggtcagcatgactgcatgaagcactgttaccttcccacagaagcagtacctattgatctactcacatttgaatgttttcgagctgctaggttggcagatccTGGGGCTAACACCGGAAACTCACCCCGCTCCACAgatctgaaccactgaccttttgatcagcaagttcagcaactcagcggtttaacctgctgtgtcaccaGGGCCCCGAAAATAATCATATAAAATAATGAATCTTTAAAAGGCCTACCTGGGCAGAGAGGTGGGATTCCAGGTAATTCCGGGCcagcaataataaaaacagaatatataatataaaataatcatataaaatagcaataaatctTTAAAAGGCCTACCTGGGCAGGTAGGTGGAATTCTAGGTAACTTTGGGCCAGCAATAATAATTTTTGgacatatcaggagtgacttgagaaactgcaagtcacttctggtgtgagagaattggttgtctgcaaggacgttgcccagggaacgcccagatgttttatcatacttgtgggaggcttctctcatgtccctgcatgaagagctggagcagacagacggagctcatccacgctctccccggatttgaacctgtgacctattggtcttcagtcctgccggcacagaggtttaacccactgcagcaccgggggctcctaataataataataatctatataaataaaaatataatgttactttgtaggattaacataactcaaaaaccactggacgaattgacaccaaatttggacacaatacacctatcaggccaatgagtgaccattactcataaaaacactgaaaaacacagcggaagggacttaaaaagcaaaaaaagctacagtgcatgcacaaaaacgatccccccggcaaacaaaacacacaatagcatgtcTACATCTCTTCCGGaccacagctcccatcatcccctagaccaggccctttaggagaggaggatgatccaaatgtaatgcttccaagatgcaagctttccttggatttctttgagagcatcccaatccatgcatacttccaatttcctattcctggactgaaactcgcagcaatcctccagatagatagagatagataggtaggtagatcgatcaggaagagtgctgggagttgctgtccaagaataggtagagaaggaagaaaggagaagagaggaagggaaacaaaaggggggaaaggaagggaagaggaaaagtaggaaggagaggaaaggggggaaaaggaaggaaggagagaaagaaagaagaaaaagacggagagaaggttggccacagcaatgcgtggcgggtacagctagtaataatataaaataatcatataatctaggttcttgtaggttttttcgggctatagggccatgttctagaggcatttctcctgacgtttcgcctgcatctatggcaagcatcctcagaggtagcttgAAAGGGAAACTACGCAtcccacctcactacctctgaggatgcttgccatagatgcaggcgaaacgtcaggagaaatgcctctagaacatggccctatagcccgaaaaaacctacaagaacctagtgattccagccatgaaagcctttgacaatcatATAACAATAAATCTTTAAAAGGCCCACCTTGGCAGGTTAAGTGGGATTCCAGATAACTCTGGcccagaaacattaacaacctcagatatgcagatgacaccactctgatggctgaaagcgaggaggagctgaggagccttctaatcaaggtgaaagaagaaagcacaaaagccgggttgcagctaaacgtcaaaaaaaccaagattatggcaacaagaatgattgacaactggaaaatagagggagaaaccgtggaggccgtgacagactttgtatttctaggtgcaaagatgactgcagatgcagactgcagccaggaaatgaggagacgcttacttcttgggaggagagcaatgtccagtctcgataaaatagtaaagagtagagacatcagactggcaacaaagatccgcctagt
Encoded here:
- the LOC132774464 gene encoding acyl-CoA dehydrogenase family member 11-like, which gives rise to MLLRRGPSFLRWKARKGEMGLFSFKKVPFSLQRGLDSFGAAAMEQPHISNPFREDPLLKSYLGSHLPAQVFGEVSLDLDRFGARITKEIDFLGRECELQPPRLLHYDPWGQRKDHLLTCTAWKRMKEVAAEEGLVAEAYERRYAQWSRLAQMAKLFLFAASSGLFSCPLAMTDGAAKVIESLGIPQPLEDAFCRLTSRDPRMFWTSGQWMTERKGGSDVAGGTETIAREQSDGTYSLHGFKWFTSAPDSDMALTLARVMNPDGDIKEGLSLFYLQLLNGEGRWNGFEIRRLKDKLGTRQLPTAEIILDGAKALRISPEGRGIPSIAAMLTMTRIHNAVSSVAAMRRVTHLARDYATKREAFGKTLNDHPLHVRTLAWMEVQSRGAFLLLMETARLLGLEEAKMADMTERHLFRLLTPVLKLYTAKQAVAVASEGLECFGGQGFMEDTGLAAILRDAQVLPIWEGTTNILSLDVLRSIHKSHGNAMQAFLSSAQAKMASARDSPDLKPSVQMVQKSLQKLQKFSEELGLKEASGAQMAARDFAYSLALIYGGVLLLEHGARPEASSADIAAAQRWCLQDLCPVSREEEAGAYKMAAATMDTALVFEGHPLHRGTQNGDLNSFKREELC